One window of Triplophysa rosa linkage group LG8, Trosa_1v2, whole genome shotgun sequence genomic DNA carries:
- the LOC130558388 gene encoding uncharacterized protein LOC130558388, translated as MSSGDEYVHCSASDMETDSEPENAVRSPLDMLTADKMTAPTDENSLSIDCTAIHNTTSNKTQYTELLNKSSKDEKSTTLAKAGLNFCFVCGEPQSKIARHFKVHAKEDMEIAKALSLPARSKKRKQLLKVLRNRGNFNHNSCVFRNGEGAIKVKRRAVQQTESAHKNYEFCLYCKGMFVRQELWRHMKRCQSKPAKSDDSAGGRHRVLTIAAVAKSAFSGQVDDGLMKVLSQMNDDEIARVVRNDFGLLQFAQSLYNRHGFNKTKHEYIRQKVRELARFILALRKKCPSVTLEDAMKPANFMNVIDAVKDTAGFNQDTHSYQTPSLALKIGHSLLKVSEILHCRALIAEDAELTNSAKAFQKLYKTKWSEYISHKALCTISDLKYNKPTKLPLTQDIDKLNDYLQRSAESAFQELSQNTTEHNYACLASLALKIGHSLLKVSEILHCRALIAEDAELTNSAKAFQKLYKTKWSEYISHKALCTISDLKYNKPTKLPLTQDIDKLNDYLQRSAESAFQELSQNTTEHNYACLARLTLTRIILFNRRRVGEVSKMPLKNFLQRDDSYAFEELGLSAYEKHLCKYFTRVELKGKRGRKVAVLLNPDITKALELLVEKRKQCGVLQDNEYLFAAPKGNSCYRGHDCLKKFAAECGASHPEYLRSTQLRKQVATTSQILNLKHNELDQLADFLGHNISVHREYYRLPDATVQVAKISKLLLALEKGMLPELRGKTLDEIKDFTDEDDDQDDSDEDTSGTRPQHITSGNADFTDEDDDQDDSDEDTSGTRPQHITSGNAGKKTGGEPGGASSSSKNAELERQKTKRTYVKRPWAPSEIKSAMKFFGEHIKKGKLATLPECEACKKAEHPVLDSRTIQNIRDYVRNKGIAHKRQTCF; from the exons ATGTCATCTGGAGATGAATATGTTCACTGTTCTGCATCAGATATGGAAACTGACAGTGAACCGGAAAATGCAGTTAGGAGTCCGCTAGATATGCTTACTGCAGATAAGATGACAGCTCCAACAGATGAAAATTCACTTTCCATTGACTGCacagcaatacacaatacaacatcaaacaaaacacaatacacGGAACTTCTCAACAAATCCTCAAAAGATGAGAAGTCAACCACTCTAGCTAAAGCAGGACTGaatttttgctttgtttgtggGGAGCCACAGTCCAAAATAGCAAGACACTTCAAAGTCCATGCTAAAGAGGATATGGAGATAGCCAAAGCACTTAGTTTACCTGCACGATCCAAGAAAAGGAAACAACTGCTTAAAGTCCTTAGAAACAGAGGCAACTTTAATCACAACAGTTGTGTTTTTAGAAATGGAGAAGGTGCCATAAAAGTAAAACGACGGGCAGTTCAACAGACAGAATCGGCACACAAAAACTATGAATTTTGTTTATATTGCAAGGGAATGTTTGTGCGACAGGAGCTGTGGCGGCACATGAAGCGATGCCAATCTAAACCAGCCAAGTCAGATGATTCTGCTGGGGGCAGACACAGAGTTCTTACCATTGCAGCAGTGGCTAAATCTGCTTTCTCTGGTCAAGTTGATGATGGGCTAATGAAAGTACTAAGTCAGATGAATGATGATGAAATTGCTCGTGTGGTGAGAAATGATTTTGGCCTTCTTCAATTTGCTCAGTCACTATATAATCGGCATgggtttaacaaaacaaagcatGAATACATACGTCAGAAGGTTCGTGAGCTTGCAAGATTCATACTTGCATTGCGTAAAAAATGTCCATCTGTCACTCTGGAAGATGCCATGAAGCCAGCAAATTTCATGAATGTCATAGACGCAGTTAAAGATACAGCAGGCTTCAACCAAGACACACATTCTTATCAAACACCAAGCCTTGCTTTGAAAATTGGACACTCCCTCCTGAAAGTTAGCGAGATTCTTCACTGCCGTGCTCTTATTGCTGAAGACGCAGAGTTGACCAACAGTGCAAAGGCATTCCAAAAGCTGTATAAGACGAAGTGGTCTGAATACATATCTCATAAAGCTTTATGCACCATCAGTGATTTAAAGTACAACAAGCCCACCAAATTACCACTCACTCAAGACATCGACAAGCTTAACGACTATCTACAGAGAAGTGCGGAATCAGCCTTTCAAGAGCTTAGCCAAAACACAACAGAGCACAACTACGCATGTCTGGCCAG CCTTGCTTTGAAAATTGGACACTCCCTCCTGAAAGTTAGCGAGATTCTTCACTGCCGTGCTCTTATTGCTGAAGACGCAGAGTTGACCAACAGTGCAAAGGCATTCCAAAAGCTGTATAAGACGAAGTGGTCTGAATACATATCTCATAAAGCTTTATGCACCATCAGTGATTTAAAGTACAACAAGCCCACCAAATTACCACTCACTCAAGACATCGACAAGCTTAACGACTATCTACAGAGAAGTGCGGAATCAGCCTTTCAAGAGCTTAGCCAAAACACAACAGAGCACAACTACGCATGTCTGGCCAGGCTAACATTGACTAGGATCATTCTTTTCAACAGACGTCGTGTGGGAGAGGTCTCGAAGATGCCCTTAAAAAATTTCCTTCAAAGAGATGACTCTTACGCATTTGAAGAGCTGGGACTTTCTGCCTATGAGAAGCATCTGTGCAAGTATTTCACAAGAGTTGAGCTAAAGGGAAAGCGAGGAAGAAAAGTTGCTGTTTTACTTAACCCAGACATCACAAAAGCTCTGGAACTGCTTGTTGAGAAACGGAAACAATGTGGTGTTCTGCAAGACAATGAATACCTTTTTGCAGCACCAAAAGGCAATAGCTGCTACAGAGGACATGACTGTCTTAAAAAGTTTGCTGCTGAGTGTGGAGCAAGTCATCCAGAGTACCTAAGATCCACACAGCTAAGAAAACAAGTGGCAACAACGTCTCAAATTCTGAATCTAAAACACAATGAACTGGACCAACTGGCAGACTTTTTAGGCCACAATATAAGTGTGCATCGTGAATATTATAGACTACCTGATGCAACTGTTCAGGTGGCCAAAATTTCAAAACTGCTTTTAGCCCTTGAAAAGGGAATGCTGCCAGAACTGAGAGGGAAAACTCTTGATGAAATCAAAG ACTTTacagatgaagatgatgatcaGGATGACAGTGATGAAGACACCAGTGGGACCAGACCTCAACATATAACCTCTGGAAATGCTg ACTTTacagatgaagatgatgatcaGGATGACAGTGATGAAGACACCAGTGGGACCAGACCTCAACATATAACCTCTGGAAATGCTg GTAAAAAGACAGGAGGGGAGCCAGGGGGAGCCAGTTCATCCAGTAAAAATGCAG AGCtggaaagacaaaaaacaaagagaACCTATGTAAAAAGACCATGGGCCCCTTCAGAAATAAAATCCGCAATGAAATTCTTTGGAGAGCACATCAAAAAGGGGAAGCTTGCAACGTTACCTGAGTGTGAGGCTTGCAAGAAGGCAGAACACCCGGTTCTTGACTCTCGAACCATACAAAACATTAGAGACTATGTGCGGAATAAGGGCATAGCTCACAAGCGGCAGACATGTTTTTAA